In Accipiter gentilis chromosome 17, bAccGen1.1, whole genome shotgun sequence, one DNA window encodes the following:
- the LOC126046880 gene encoding ankyrin repeat domain-containing protein 13D isoform X5 — protein MARPADTFPLHRLVWHNRHQALDSALRSGTHDVELTDPRGRTPLELAVSLGHLESVRVLLRHNANVGRENANGWTVLQEAVSTGDPEMVQLVLQYRDYQRATRRLAGIPELLSKLRRASDFYVEMKWEFTSWVPLVSKVCPSDVYRVWKRGESLRVDTTLLGFEHMTWQRGRRSYIFKGEDEGAVVMEVDHDKQVVYTETLALALHEPDLLLAAMQPSEEHVAGRLTSPIVSTHLDTRNIAFERNKSGIWGWRSEKMEVVSGYEAKVYSASNVELVTKTRTEHLSDQDKSRSKGSKTPFHSFLGIAQQHGTHNGAPVLQAASPTNPTAITPEEYFDPHFDLETRNIGRPIEMSSKVQRFKATLWLCEQHPLSLAEQVTPIIDLMAISNAHFAKLRDFITLKLPPGFPVKIEIPLFHVLNARITFSNLCGCDQPLGSVRVCAPTQPPGTQTPGTHPPGPRGWPFPCEVEAGVFEVPAGYTVLGAGRSEPLRDEDDDLLQFAIQQSLLDAGTETDQVTIWEALTNTRPGVDPPPYDEDLQLERALQESMLLQAGPSADPPAAGSPPGAGGGGGGSPPAPPGYGSFAEQLRLAMALSEREQEERERRRREEDEELQRILRLSLTDK, from the exons CACGACGTGGAGCTGACGGACCCCCGCGGCCGGACCCCGCTGGAGCTGGCCGTGTCCCTGGGCCACCTGGAGTCGGTGCGGGTGCTGCTGCGGCACAACGCCAACGTGGGCCGGGAGAACGCCAACGGCTGGACTG tgctgcaggaggcGGTGAGCACGGGGGACCCCGAGATGGTGCAGCTGGTGCTCCAGTACCGCGACTACCAGCGGGCGACGCGGCGGCTCGCCGGCATCCCCGAACTGCTCAGCAAACTGCGCCGG GCATCCGACTTCTACGTGGAGATGAAGTGGGAGTTCACCAGCTGGG TGCCGCTGGTCTCCAAGGTGTGCCCCAGCGACGTCTACCGCGTCTGGAAGCGGGGCGAGAGCCTGCGGGTTGACACCACGCTGCTGGGCTTCGAGCACATGACGTGGCAGCGCGGCCGCCGCAGCTACATCTTCAAGGGGGAAG ACGAAGGGGCGGTGGTGATGGAGGTGGACCACGACAAGCAGGTGGTCTACACGGAGACGCTGGCCCTGGCCTTGCACGAGCCCGACCTGCTGCTGGCGGCCATGCAGCCCTCGGAGGAACACGTGGCCGGGCGGCTGACGTCCCCCATCGTCTCCACGCACCTCGACACCAGGAATATCGCCTTTGAGCG gaacAAGTCGGGGATCTGGGGCTGGCGCTCGGAGAAGATGGAGGTGGTCAGCGGCTACGAGGCCAAA GTGTACAGCGCCAGCAACGTGGAGCTGGTCACCAAGACAAGGACGGAGCACCTCTCCGACCAGGACAAGTCACGCAGCAAAG GCTCCAAGACCCCCTTCCACTCCTTCCTGGGCATCGCGCAGCAGCACGGCACCCACAACGGG GCGCCCGTGCTGCAGGCTGCCAGCCCCACCAACCCCACCGCCATCACCCCCGAGGAATACTTCGACCCCCACTTCGACCTGGAGACCCGCAACATCGGGCGCCCCATCGAGATGTCCAGCAAGGTGCAGAG GTTCAAGGCGACGCTGTGGCTGTGCGAGCAGCACCCGCTGTCGCTGGCGGAGCAGGTGACGCCCATCATTGACCTCATGGCCATCTCCAACGCCCACTTCGCCAAACTGCGCGACTTCATCACCCTCAAGCTGCCCCCCGGCTTCCCCGTCAAGATTG AGATCCCCCTCTTCCACGTGCTCAACGCCCGCATCACCTTCAGCAACCTCTGCGGGTGCGACCAGCCGCTGGGCTCCGTGCGGGTGTGCGCCCCCACCCAGCCCCCCGGCACCCAGACCCCCGGcacccacccccccggccccagaG GCTGGCCCTTCCCGTGCGAGGTGGAGGCGGGGGTGTTCGAGGTGCCGGCGGGGTACACGGTGCTGGGCGCGGGGCGCAGCGAGCCCCTGCGGGACGAGGACGACGACCTGCTGCAGTTCGCCATCCAGCAGAGCCTGCTCGACGCCGGCACCGAGACTGACCAG GTGACCATTTGGGAGGCGCTGACCAACACCCGCCCGGGCGTCGACCCGCCCCCCTACGACGAGGACCTCCAGCTGGAGCG GGCCCTGCAGGAGAGCATGCTGCTGCAGGCCGGCCCCAGCGCCGACCCCCCGGCAGCCGGCAgcccccccggggccggcggcggcggcggcggcagccccccggcaccccccggtTACGGCAGCTTCGCGGAGCAGCTGCGGTTGGCCATGGCGCTCTCGGAGCGGGAGCAGGAAGAGCGGGAACGGCGTCGGCGGGAGGAAGACGAGGAACTCCAGCGCATCCTGCGTCTCTCCCTCACCGACAAGTAG